The Chloroflexota bacterium genome has a segment encoding these proteins:
- a CDS encoding MerR family transcriptional regulator: MIDDRNVGKYPVSVASTLTEVSEHRLRAFEAAGLLEPQRTQGGTRLYSDADLDLIRTIAELSDKGINYAGIREVLEITLTGEDEDSEE; encoded by the coding sequence ATGATTGATGATCGGAATGTCGGAAAGTACCCCGTGAGCGTGGCGTCCACCCTCACCGAAGTGTCTGAGCACCGGCTCCGGGCCTTTGAGGCCGCAGGTCTGCTGGAGCCTCAGCGCACCCAGGGAGGTACGCGCCTCTACTCCGACGCTGACCTCGACCTCATTCGCACCATCGCAGAGCTCTCCGACAAGGGCATCAACTACGCTGGTATCCGCGAGGTGCTGGAGATCACGCTGACCGGCGAAGACGAGGACAGTGAGGAGTAG